The following proteins are co-located in the Bacteroidota bacterium genome:
- the hisB gene encoding imidazoleglycerol-phosphate dehydratase HisB, which translates to MTQALSAVRTASVSRETRETNIQVSLNLDGSGTYDNKTGVGFFDHMLDLFAKHGAFDLTVHCDGDLHIDDHHTIEDVGIVMGQAFSEALGDKAYINRYGAAYVPMDEALARAVVDLSGRFYLQYDASFVRNRVGAMSTEMVEHFWYSFAEKAGMNLHINILSGRNAHHKIEAIFKAVARALREAVKRDTNNAKLASTKGAL; encoded by the coding sequence ATGACACAAGCACTGTCCGCCGTAAGAACGGCCTCTGTTTCCCGCGAAACCCGGGAAACCAACATCCAGGTGAGCCTGAATCTCGACGGATCAGGAACGTACGACAACAAAACAGGTGTAGGATTTTTTGATCATATGCTAGACTTGTTTGCCAAGCATGGCGCGTTTGATCTTACCGTGCACTGTGATGGAGACTTGCACATAGATGACCACCACACCATTGAAGATGTTGGCATCGTTATGGGGCAGGCTTTTTCAGAAGCGCTCGGAGACAAAGCGTACATCAACAGGTACGGCGCGGCTTATGTCCCGATGGATGAAGCTCTGGCCCGTGCAGTGGTTGATTTATCCGGTCGCTTCTACCTGCAATACGACGCCTCGTTTGTGCGTAACCGCGTCGGCGCCATGTCGACAGAGATGGTTGAACATTTCTGGTATAGCTTTGCAGAAAAGGCCGGCATGAATCTGCACATTAATATCCTCTCCGGGCGAAATGCCCATCATAAAATTGAGGCCATTTTCAAAGCGGTCGCGCGCGCCCTTCGGGAAGCAGTAAAGCGCGATACGAACAATGCAAAA